The Nitrospiraceae bacterium genome segment GTTTATACTCTTGTGTATCAATGCAAAAACCGATAACACCAACTATTAGTGGGTATTCAAATTCAAAGGATTTTCTTAAATATAAAAAAATAGCTGTTTTGCCTTTTGTCGATGCTCCCAATGCCCCACAGTCTGGACAGATTGTTCAAGGGATAGTAAACCAAGTTTTGGCAAAAACTGGATTTGAAGTTGCAGAACGTGCGAGATTGATTGATATTTTAAATGAGCAAAAGCTTGCAACATCAGGCTTAATAGAAGGCTCTAAACAGCTTGAGATTGGTAAATTATTAGGTGTTAAGGCTATTGTTGTTGGAGAAGTTGGACAATATTATACGCAGCAAAGGCACACTACCTCTACAACATCTTATTATAATATGCCTTTGTATGGCGGTGGTTCTATGATCGTTCCATTTACCCAGCAAGGACAACAATGGATAGAAAATTATATTTCTATAGCACTCAGAATACTAGATGTTGAAAACGGAAATCTAATATATTCTGGTAGTGGGACATATCATAAAGGAGTTACCAATCCACATCAGCAACTTGCAGAGTATATAACAGAGGATTTAATCGCAGATTGGTTTAAATGCTCTGGGGCGATTGGTTTCAAATATAAATATAATGAGCAAATAAAAATGCTAATAAGCATTGTTGACATTGTGTATGAAAATTCTCCTGCTGAAAAAGCTGGATTAAAAGTTGGTGATCAGATATTAAAATGGAATGGTAAAAATTTAAAAACTTCGTTTGCTACCCTAGACCTTGAAGACCGTAGTTTGATATGTTCTAATGTGGGAGACAAGGTAGTTATTGATATTAAACGCAACGGGCAATTGTTGATTCTTGAAATGGTAGCTGGAGATAGAGCGTTAGTCTTGCCGTAAAAAGAAAAGTAATAAAGATAATAAGTTGGCATAGTGCAAATTTATTACGACACTAATTCAATCTGAGATTTTCGAAGAAAATCGTTTTCTGTCTGTAGGCAAATAGCAAAATGTATTAAAAGGTTTATTATTTTCTAATAACTCAGTTTCAGAAAATTCTTCAACAGGTCTTTGCCAGCTTTGGTAAGTATGGATTCTGGATGGAACTGTACACCTTCGACGATAAAATCCTTATGTCTTACGCCCATAATAATATTGTCAATCCATGCGCTTATCTCAAGACATGAAGGAAGCGTTTCTTTGTTAATAATGAGGGAATGATATCTTGTTGCCTGAAATGGATTTTGCAGGCCTTCAAATATTGTTTTCTTGTCATGATGGATCATTGATGTCTTGCCGTGCATCAAAAAAGGCGCTCTGATAATTTCTCCTCCAAATGCAGCGCCGATAGACTGATGACCGAGGCAGACACCGAGAATTGGTATCTTTCCCGCAAAATGTTTAATAAGCTCGACAGATATGCCTGCTTCTTTTGGAGTGCAGGGCCCGGGAGAAATAACAATTCTCTCAGGGTTCAGCGATTCGATTTCATTTATTGTTATTTTGTCATTCCTGTAAACTTTTACGTCTGCACCAAGCTCGCCTAGATACTGAACAAGGTTGTAAGTGAAAGAGTCATAATTATCAATCATCAATAACATAAAATTAAATTAGTCCTTTTTCCGCCATATCAACTGCCTTCATCATTCCCATTGCCTTATTAACAGTTTCATTATATTCTTTTTCAGGTACAGAATCAGCAACAAGTCCTGCGCCTGCCTGAACATATATTTTTTTATCTTTTATAAGTAGAGTTCTTATTGTGATGCAGGTGTCCATATTGCCTGAATAACTGAAATATCCAACTGAACCTGCATAAGGTCCTCTTCTTGTTGGTTCAAGCTCTTCGATAATCTCCATTGCACGCACTTTTGGAGCGCCTGTAACAGTGCCTGCAGGAAAACATGCTTCTAGAACATCAAATGCATCAAGTCCTTTTTCGAGATCCCCTTCAACATTCGAGACCATGTGCATAACATGACTGTATTTTTCGATGCCCATTAACTCAGTAACTTCAACAGAACCTTTTTCAGCAACGCGTCCTACGTCATTTCGTCCAAGGTCAACAAGCATAATATGCTCTGCAATTTCTTTTGGATCCTTTTTAAGTTCAGCCTCGAGCTGCTTGTCTTCTGAATCTGTCTCTCCTCTTTGTCTTGTGCCGGCAATAGGCCTGAGCACTATTTTTTTGTCTTCGAGCCTAACCAATATCTCAGGAGATGAACCAATTATTTTTGTATCTCCAGTATTAATAAAATACATATACGGAGAGGGATTGATTATTCGCAGAGCCCTGTAAATATCAAAAGGCTCGATGCTGATTCCTCGCTCGAACCTCTGTGAAAGAACAACCTGAAAAATATCTCCTGATGAAATATATTCCTTAGATTTTAAAACTGCTTTTTCAAATTCGCTTCTGGTCTTAAAATTGGATTTAAATTTTTTTTGTTTTAAAACTTTTCTTTTAGTATTTGCACTCTTATTTTTCAAAGGTTTTTTTATTTTTTGAACAATG includes the following:
- a CDS encoding PDZ domain-containing protein produces the protein MKRTFFILLIFCLYSCVSMQKPITPTISGYSNSKDFLKYKKIAVLPFVDAPNAPQSGQIVQGIVNQVLAKTGFEVAERARLIDILNEQKLATSGLIEGSKQLEIGKLLGVKAIVVGEVGQYYTQQRHTTSTTSYYNMPLYGGGSMIVPFTQQGQQWIENYISIALRILDVENGNLIYSGSGTYHKGVTNPHQQLAEYITEDLIADWFKCSGAIGFKYKYNEQIKMLISIVDIVYENSPAEKAGLKVGDQILKWNGKNLKTSFATLDLEDRSLICSNVGDKVVIDIKRNGQLLILEMVAGDRALVLP
- a CDS encoding aminodeoxychorismate/anthranilate synthase component II, whose amino-acid sequence is MLLMIDNYDSFTYNLVQYLGELGADVKVYRNDKITINEIESLNPERIVISPGPCTPKEAGISVELIKHFAGKIPILGVCLGHQSIGAAFGGEIIRAPFLMHGKTSMIHHDKKTIFEGLQNPFQATRYHSLIINKETLPSCLEISAWIDNIIMGVRHKDFIVEGVQFHPESILTKAGKDLLKNFLKLSY
- the trpE gene encoding anthranilate synthase component I — translated: MLYPDLKEFQSLCKKGNLIPVYREILADLDTPVTAFYKINGNLSFLLESVVGGEKWARYSFLGSNPSKIIKSSGKKIEIKEAGKKPVIFESENPIDALKKEISMYKPVDLPGLPRFSGGLVGYIGYDMVRFFEKIPDKKMISLNMPDMFFMLADTMLIFDNLKQKIKIVSNVHIDDKNPVKAYKEAVLKIDAIVQKIKKPLKNKSANTKRKVLKQKKFKSNFKTRSEFEKAVLKSKEYISSGDIFQVVLSQRFERGISIEPFDIYRALRIINPSPYMYFINTGDTKIIGSSPEILVRLEDKKIVLRPIAGTRQRGETDSEDKQLEAELKKDPKEIAEHIMLVDLGRNDVGRVAEKGSVEVTELMGIEKYSHVMHMVSNVEGDLEKGLDAFDVLEACFPAGTVTGAPKVRAMEIIEELEPTRRGPYAGSVGYFSYSGNMDTCITIRTLLIKDKKIYVQAGAGLVADSVPEKEYNETVNKAMGMMKAVDMAEKGLI